The Dromaius novaehollandiae isolate bDroNov1 chromosome 38, bDroNov1.hap1, whole genome shotgun sequence genome has a window encoding:
- the DEDD2 gene encoding DNA-binding death effector domain-containing protein 2 yields the protein MRRTIEGARRIRAAEAAAAAPGTVRPAELLRAPPRSPLRESRNPGASRRRGTRRSRPRFRPGGARKASAVESLRALSQLHSLQSGPSRAFRRGAPARPGSRSPAPMAEPRPPPPAWEEDECLEYYGLLSLHRLFEVIGAQLTENDVAVLSFLLQETPPGPHPLDPALWAEEGAQPPAPLLERWRRRRRPRRAAAAAGGGGRRRAGGGGGGVELLLELERRGLCDESNLRHLLQLLRVLTRHDLLPYASLKRPRTVSPERYTCGPSVGADRRVDSCLDAASAEPRQEHWDAASTSGKRKRASRGRTRANAPGRRRRRGGAAAAPAPQPETPAKVTCDIRLRVRAEYCEHEPALRQSVASNKRHRLERQLDVFGQASAVLKARDLGAIICDIKFSELSYLDAFWGDYLNGSLLRALRGVFLTEALREAVGREAVRLLVSVDEDDYERGRRLLLRAPTDP from the exons atGCGCAGAACCATCGAAGGTGCCAGAAGGATCCgagcggcggaggcggcggcagcggcgccgg gcACCGTTCGACCCGCAGAGCTGCTGCGAGCGCCGCCCCGGTCCCCGCTCAGAGAGAGCCGCAATCCCGGCGCATCCCGGCGCCGTGGGACCCGGCGGAGCCGCCCCCGATTCCGGCCTGGTGGAGCCCGGAAAGCCTCGGCGGTGGAGTCGCTCCGGGCGCTGTCGCAGCTGCACTCGCTGCAGTCGGGCCCCTCGCGGGCCTtccggcgcggcgccccggcccggcccggctcccgctccccggcgcccatggcggagccgcggccgccgccgccggcctgggaggaggacgagtgCCTGGAGTACTACGGGCTGCTGTCGCTGCACCGCCTCTTCGAGGTGATCGGCGCCCAGCTGACGGAGAACGACGTGGCCGTGCTCTCCTTCCTGCTGCAGGAGACGCCGCCGGGGCCGCACCCGCTGGACCCCGCGCTGTGGGCGGAGGAGGGcgcccagccccccgccccgctgctggagcgctggcggcggcggcggcggccgcggcgggcggcggcggcggcgggggggggcgggcggcggcgggcggggggcggcggcggcggcgtggagctgctgctggagctggagcgCCGCGGCCTCTGCGACGAGAGCAACCTGCggcacctgctgcagctgctgcgggTGCTCACGCGCCACGACCTGCTGCCCTACGCCTCCCTCAAGCGCCCGCGCACAG tctccCCCGAGCGCTACACGTGCGGCCCCTCGGTGGGCGCCGACCGGCGCGTCGACAGCTGCCTGGACGCCGCCTCGGCGGAGCCGCGCCAGGAGCACTGGGACGCAG cgtcgACCTCCGGCAAGCGGAAGCGGGCGAGCAGAGGCAGGACGCGAGCCAAcgcgccgggccggcggcggcggcgggggggggccgcggcggcgcccgccccccAGCCCGAGACCCCCGCCAAGGTGACGTGTG ACATCCGGCTGCGGGTGCGGGCCGAGTACTGCGAGCACGAGCCGGCGCTGCGGCAGAGCGTGGCCTCCAACAAGCGGCACCGGCTGGAGCGGCAGCTGGACGTCTTCGGGCAGGCCAGCGCCGTGCTCAAGGCGCGCGACCTGGGCGCCATCATCTGCGACATCAAGTTCTCGGAGCTCTCCTACCTGGACGCCTTCTGGGGCGACTACCTCAACGGCTCGCTGCTGCGCGCCCTGCGCGGCGTCTTCCTCACCGAGGCGCTGCGCGAGGCCGTGGGCCGCGAGGCCGTGCGCCTCCTCGTCAGCGTCGACGAGGACGACTACGAGCGCGGCCGGCGCCTGCTGCTCCGCGCGCCCACGGACCCCTGA